The proteins below are encoded in one region of Sulfolobus sp. A20:
- a CDS encoding MFS transporter: MVQYKWIALSNTSLGVFMGFMNANIVLISLPAIFRGININPFTSFQYLLWILFGYSIVSAILVVNVGRISDIFGRVRMYNIGFAIFTVASILLYLTPGKGSIAALQIISYRILQGVGASFLMANSTAILSEAFPPNQRGFALGLNGVIGIFGGVAGIIIGGILASIYWRDVFLVSVPLGIAGTIWSYKSLKQLSKPNRNQKIDYVGNILYAVALILILIGITYGILPYGTQATGWSNPFVITSIVVGLALFAAFLLAEKKIKDPMFRIELFKVRAFSAAATSILLAQLAFGGLQLMLVLLLQAIWLPLHGYSYEVTPFWAGIYLLPLLAGFGIMGSIAGRLSDRYGARPLSTLGLVIMGIGLLTLTLLPYNFNYIDFALIVFFIGVGNGLFVSPNTAALMNASPPQHRGSASGIRAMLTNTGSTLSIGIFFTIVIDVLYVALPPALTSALNAAGAPQLAPIMAKIPPTAAIFAAFLGYNPVGSILSTLPSSITSSIPATTINTITSTYWFPTVVAPAFMESLRIAFFVASALAFSAAIASALRGKAIIYERDLMKASTISQTEKNS, from the coding sequence GTTGCCTGCTATATTTAGGGGTATTAACATCAATCCATTCACATCATTTCAGTATCTATTATGGATATTATTCGGATATAGTATAGTATCAGCAATATTAGTTGTGAACGTTGGTAGAATATCTGACATTTTTGGAAGAGTTAGAATGTACAATATAGGATTTGCAATATTTACTGTCGCTTCCATCTTACTATACCTCACTCCAGGTAAGGGAAGCATAGCAGCCCTTCAGATAATCTCTTACAGAATACTTCAAGGTGTTGGAGCATCTTTCCTAATGGCTAACAGTACAGCAATCCTCTCAGAAGCTTTTCCTCCAAACCAGAGAGGGTTTGCCTTAGGGCTAAATGGCGTTATCGGAATTTTTGGAGGAGTAGCAGGGATAATAATTGGAGGAATCCTTGCCTCCATATATTGGCGTGATGTATTCCTAGTTAGCGTTCCTTTAGGAATAGCAGGTACGATATGGTCATATAAATCATTGAAACAACTGAGTAAACCTAATAGAAATCAAAAAATAGATTACGTTGGAAATATACTATATGCCGTAGCATTGATACTAATACTTATAGGAATTACTTATGGTATCCTACCTTATGGTACTCAAGCGACTGGTTGGAGTAATCCATTTGTTATAACGAGTATAGTAGTGGGTTTAGCTCTATTTGCCGCCTTTCTCCTAGCTGAGAAAAAAATTAAGGATCCTATGTTTAGAATAGAATTATTTAAAGTGAGAGCTTTCTCAGCAGCTGCCACGTCAATACTATTAGCACAATTAGCTTTTGGTGGGTTACAGTTAATGTTAGTATTGTTGCTTCAAGCTATATGGTTACCTTTACACGGCTATAGTTACGAGGTAACTCCATTTTGGGCTGGAATATACTTACTACCACTATTAGCTGGCTTTGGAATCATGGGATCCATAGCAGGGAGGCTCTCTGATCGTTATGGAGCTAGACCTTTATCTACATTGGGTTTAGTAATTATGGGCATAGGGCTTCTCACTTTAACGTTGTTACCTTATAATTTCAACTATATAGACTTCGCATTGATCGTATTCTTCATAGGAGTAGGAAATGGGCTTTTCGTATCCCCTAATACAGCAGCATTAATGAACGCATCTCCACCACAACATAGAGGTTCAGCATCTGGTATAAGGGCTATGTTAACTAACACTGGAAGTACACTAAGCATAGGAATCTTCTTCACAATAGTAATAGATGTGCTATACGTTGCATTACCACCAGCACTAACATCTGCTCTCAACGCTGCAGGAGCACCTCAATTAGCGCCAATAATGGCTAAAATTCCACCTACTGCAGCAATTTTTGCAGCATTCTTGGGATATAATCCGGTGGGCTCAATATTGTCAACTCTCCCATCTTCTATAACCAGCTCAATACCTGCGACCACTATAAATACAATAACTAGTACATATTGGTTCCCAACAGTGGTAGCACCAGCCTTTATGGAGTCACTGAGGATAGCGTTCTTTGTAGCTTCAGCATTAGCTTTTAGTGCAGCTATAGCCTCGGCATTAAGAGGAAAAGCGATAATATATGAGAGAGATCTAATGAAAGCAAGTACTATATCTCAAACAGAGAAAAACAGTTAA